One genomic region from Microcella humidisoli encodes:
- a CDS encoding SDR family NAD(P)-dependent oxidoreductase: MTGRLTNRTIVVTGGASGIGAALCEGFAAEGANAVIADLNLEAGQALADRISAAGGSASAVRVDVTDRDAVRAGIAAAVERYGRLDAYFNNAGMNSPMKYLDVTEANFDLIMKVNVLGVLIGAQEAAQQFIAQGTPGKIVNTASIAGRTGFSSFAPYSAAKAAVISLTQSGARALAEHDITVNGFAPGVVATPLWTKLDKELDEIGEGQNGFDSMSSSILLGRPADPSDIVPTGIFLAGPDSDYITGQIIPIEGGMILV; the protein is encoded by the coding sequence ATGACGGGACGACTGACCAATCGCACGATCGTCGTGACCGGGGGTGCATCGGGCATCGGCGCCGCCCTGTGCGAGGGATTCGCCGCCGAGGGCGCGAACGCCGTGATCGCCGACCTCAACCTCGAAGCGGGCCAGGCGCTCGCCGACCGAATTTCCGCCGCGGGCGGCAGCGCGAGCGCCGTGCGCGTCGACGTCACCGATCGCGACGCCGTGCGAGCGGGCATCGCCGCCGCGGTCGAGCGCTACGGGCGCCTCGACGCATATTTCAACAATGCCGGGATGAACTCGCCCATGAAGTACCTCGATGTCACCGAGGCCAACTTCGATCTGATCATGAAGGTCAACGTGCTGGGCGTGCTTATCGGGGCCCAGGAGGCCGCACAGCAGTTCATCGCCCAAGGCACTCCTGGCAAGATCGTCAACACTGCTTCGATCGCCGGCCGCACAGGATTCTCGAGCTTCGCGCCCTACAGCGCGGCCAAGGCCGCGGTCATCTCCCTCACCCAATCCGGCGCTCGCGCTCTCGCCGAGCACGACATCACCGTCAACGGATTCGCTCCCGGCGTCGTCGCGACCCCCCTGTGGACGAAGCTCGACAAAGAGCTCGACGAGATCGGCGAGGGACAGAACGGCTTCGACTCGATGTCGAGCTCGATCCTGCTCGGCCGCCCGGCCGACCCGAGCGACATCGTGCCCACCGGCATCTTCCTCGCCGGGCCCGACAGCGACTACATCACCGGTCAGATCATCCCCATCGAGGGCGGGATGATCCTCGTCTGA
- a CDS encoding VOC family protein, translated as MAFTVTGVHHVGITVRDMQRSFEWYTRMFGVEPGPVNHGSGPDLERGVQVPGAELSFSMIRIGNVNVEFLQYHQPEGKDWDRTNGDVGSAHICLEVDDMDAAYAELIARGAVFNGPPVTLTDGDLAGSQWAYLRDPDGIQLEIWQYPKH; from the coding sequence ATGGCATTCACGGTCACTGGAGTGCACCACGTCGGCATCACCGTTCGCGACATGCAACGGTCGTTCGAGTGGTACACCCGCATGTTCGGTGTCGAGCCCGGACCCGTCAATCACGGCTCCGGCCCCGACCTCGAGCGCGGCGTCCAGGTACCCGGCGCTGAGCTCTCGTTCTCGATGATCCGCATCGGCAACGTCAACGTGGAGTTCCTGCAGTACCACCAGCCCGAGGGCAAGGACTGGGATCGCACGAACGGCGATGTCGGCTCGGCGCACATCTGCCTCGAGGTCGACGACATGGACGCGGCCTATGCCGAACTGATCGCTCGCGGCGCCGTCTTCAACGGTCCGCCGGTCACGCTCACCGATGGAGACCTGGCTGGCTCGCAGTGGGCCTACCTGCGCGACCCTGACGGCATCCAGCTCGAGATCTGGCAGTACCCGAAGCACTAG
- a CDS encoding amidohydrolase family protein produces the protein MTDAAPRAGDFTPGRPIVFRNATVITVDSAGVLENADVLIIDDTIAGVGHHLEVPAGALEIDAKGGIVMPGMIDTHRHMWQTALRGYGGDWALSQYFVFYYLTWGHVFRAEDIAAGNQLSALESIDEGVTTTVDWSHALRTPDYADAAVEALKSIPGRFVLAYGNYLGAPWEWMNEPGFQNWVKNFNADDMMGLQVAFDVNSGPDFHEKGAFEAARELGLRVTTHAGVWGVNGDPNIEYMYENGFMDDTVTYVHASSLGPDSYHKIAATGGTISIATESEQSAGQGYPSAWVAKKYGITASLSMDTSVWWSADFFSAMRATLSSFRSRDHLEAHNKGETVNVNRMKAEDAVWQATMGGAHTLGMADKLGSITVGKKADLVLLKNDESPAMTPILNPYAHVVYQAGTADVHTVVVNGKVVKYAGERIGLPLKPVADRVAASVEYVRGELGEDAWKEWMNPALPEDEPIANPYMYLSEDDGHKH, from the coding sequence ATGACTGACGCCGCGCCCCGCGCCGGGGACTTCACCCCAGGCAGGCCGATCGTCTTCCGCAACGCCACCGTCATCACCGTCGACTCGGCGGGGGTGCTCGAGAACGCGGACGTGCTGATCATCGACGACACGATCGCCGGCGTCGGCCACCACCTCGAGGTGCCTGCGGGCGCGCTCGAGATCGACGCCAAGGGCGGCATCGTCATGCCCGGCATGATCGACACCCACCGCCACATGTGGCAGACCGCGTTGCGCGGCTACGGCGGCGACTGGGCCCTCAGCCAGTACTTCGTCTTCTATTACCTCACGTGGGGGCACGTCTTCCGCGCGGAGGACATAGCGGCGGGCAACCAGTTGAGCGCGCTCGAGTCGATCGACGAGGGCGTCACGACGACCGTCGACTGGTCGCACGCCCTGCGCACGCCCGACTACGCCGACGCCGCCGTGGAAGCTCTGAAGAGCATCCCGGGCCGGTTCGTCCTCGCCTATGGCAACTACCTGGGCGCACCGTGGGAGTGGATGAACGAGCCCGGCTTCCAGAACTGGGTGAAGAACTTCAATGCCGACGACATGATGGGCCTGCAGGTGGCCTTCGACGTGAACTCGGGCCCCGATTTCCACGAGAAGGGCGCCTTCGAGGCCGCCCGCGAACTGGGGCTGCGGGTCACCACCCACGCGGGAGTGTGGGGCGTCAACGGCGACCCCAACATCGAGTACATGTACGAGAACGGCTTCATGGACGACACCGTGACCTACGTGCACGCGAGCTCGCTCGGCCCCGACAGCTACCACAAGATCGCCGCGACGGGCGGGACGATCTCGATCGCCACCGAGAGCGAGCAGAGCGCCGGCCAGGGCTACCCCTCGGCGTGGGTCGCCAAGAAGTACGGCATCACCGCGTCGCTCTCGATGGACACGAGCGTGTGGTGGAGCGCCGACTTCTTCTCGGCGATGCGGGCCACGCTGAGCTCGTTCCGTTCGCGCGACCACCTCGAGGCGCATAACAAGGGCGAAACGGTCAACGTCAACCGCATGAAGGCGGAGGACGCCGTGTGGCAGGCGACCATGGGCGGTGCTCACACCCTCGGCATGGCCGACAAGCTGGGCTCGATCACCGTGGGCAAGAAGGCCGACCTCGTGCTGCTCAAGAACGACGAGTCGCCGGCCATGACGCCGATCCTCAACCCGTACGCCCACGTCGTGTACCAGGCGGGCACGGCGGACGTGCACACGGTCGTCGTCAACGGCAAGGTCGTCAAGTACGCCGGAGAGCGCATCGGACTGCCCCTCAAGCCGGTCGCCGACCGCGTCGCGGCCTCCGTCGAGTACGTGCGCGGCGAGCTGGGCGAGGACGCCTGGAAGGAGTGGATGAACCCCGCTCTGCCCGAGGACGAGCCCATCGCGAACCCCTACATGTATCTCTCGGAGGACGACGGGCACAAGCACTGA